In Candidatus Rokuibacteriota bacterium, the DNA window CCCGGCGTAGAGCGGCAGCCAGTAGGCGAAGTGGTAGGCGATGAGGGGCAGGCTCAGGAGCGCGTAGAGGATCCAGAAGATCTGTGCCGCGACCAGGTAGGCGAGCGGCGGCGGGCCACCGACCAGCAGCGCCCGGTGCTTCACGAAGCACTGCATGCAGCCTTTCATCCACCGCACCCGCTGGCGGACGAGCTCGGAGAGGGTCTCCGGCACCCGCGTGTCCCCGACGGCCGCGCGCGCCGCGACGACGGCGGACCCCCGTCGTGCAAGCTCCAGGGCCACGTCGAAATCCTCGGCCGCGGTGTCGGGCCTGAAGCCGCCAACGCGCAGCAGGCTGCTCCGGCGGTAGCAGGTCAGCGCGCCGCAGATTCCGGGCGCGAAGCGGAAGACCGAGGCGAAGCTCTCCCGCGAGAAGGCGTTGGCCAGGTACTCCACGCTCTGAAACCATCCGAGCGCGCCCCGCGGGTTCGCCACTTTCGCCACGCCGGTGACCGCGCCGATGCGGCGGTCGGCGAGCGGCCGCACGAGCTCCGCGATGGCGCCGGGCCGGAGGCGCGTGTCCGCGTCGATGCTCACGAGGAAGTCGGACCTCGCGCTCCGGACCGCCGTGTTCAGGGCCGCCACTTTCCCCCGGTGCTCCTGGCTGAGCAGCCGGACGCCCGGGTAGGCGCGCACGACGGCGCGTGTTCTGTCGGTCGAGCCGTCGTCGACGACGATGATGTCCAGCTTTTCCCTCGGATAACCGGCGGCGAGAAGGGCCGCGAGGCAGGGCCCGATATTGGCTTCCTCGTTGTAGGCGGGGATCATCACCGCCACCGGCGGCGCGAACGCCGGAGACGGGGCGCGCGCGCGGCGGGCTCGGGCCAAGAACACCGCCGCGACGACGGTGCTGACGCCGAGCATCGTCAGGAGCCCGAGAAACAACCCGCGGGTCAGGAGGAAGAGAAGCTCAGCCATCTTAGGGGCCTGTCGGAGATACCCCCGCTCGAGCGCCGGCTGCGCCGGCGCAACCGATCCTGGGGGAGGTTCGGAAGGGGGGCAAAGCCCCCCTCCGAGTCAACTAGGGGGATCCGCCCAGCTGCTCGGCCATCCGGGAGAAGAACTGGTCCAGCATCATCTTCGCCACGCCCCCGAGCATCCGCTGCCCGACCCCCGCGATCAGGCCACCGATCTGCACGTCGGCGGAGCACGCGACCCGCGTGCCCCCCTCCACCTCGGACAGCTCCATGGCGGCCTCGCCCCTGACGAAGCCGGGGCCACCGCTCCCCTCGACCGCCATCCGGTACCGGGTCGGCGGCTGGATGTCCGAGAGCTTCACTTTGCCCTGAAAGGTCCCCTTCACCGCCGCGACGCCGACCTTCATCGTCGCCTTGTACTCCCCTTCGCCGATGGCTTCGAGCTCCTCGCAGCCCGGGATGGCCTTGGCGAGCTGGGCGGGGTCGAGGAGGGCCTGCCAGACGCGGTCGCGGGGTGCCGGAATGTCGTAGCTGCCTTCGATCTTCACCGGGTCTCCTTTCTGGGCCCGGCAGCTGCCAGAAGCGCCGGCTTGAGCTGCCGCGTGTTGACCGGGCTCAGCACGCATCCTCCCATCTGCTGGACGGCAAAGGTAGCATAAAGAGGATCGCAAAATCTTTCAACGGGAACTCCTGACAGGGGCATTCTGGGGAAATTTGCCCCAGCGTGTTCAAAGGCGCCACACTGAATGCACTTCGACAGGGCCGCGCGCCTTACCTAAGCCGCCGAATTCGCTCACTTTGACCGACACGTCCCCTTGGCATCTCGCTTGCTCCTAGTCTTGGCAACACACACTTCCACCCCCAAAAGGAGGAGTCGTCATGCAGAAGGTTTTCGCAGTTGCGTTGGCTCTGCTGCTCGCCCTGTCCGTGGCCAGCGCCTGGGCTGAAGAGATCGAGGGGAAGATCCAGAAGGTGGACCCTGCCGATCGGATGTTCGTCCTTGAGGACGGCACCCAGCTCTGGGTGGCCGAAGGCCTATCGATGGACACCCTCAAGGCAGGGGCATCGGTGAAGGCCACCTACGAGGAGCGGGACGGGAAGAAGATCTCCACCAGCTTCGCGGTGTCGGAGTAGTACCCCTCGCTCTCCAAACGGGCATGCCGCGAGCGGGCATGCCCGTTTTTTATTTTGGGATCAAGGCTTCGAGCCCCGCGGCGAGGAGGAAGCGAACAACCGCCTGCGACGAAATCACGGTGGTTTCCCCGGGGACCGGGACCTCCAAGCCGCGCTCTGGCGTTTCCGGGATCGCCACCCGTGCCGTGCGGTAGCCTTCCACGATCCCGACCAACGCGCCAGTTACGGCGTCGAACACCCCTCCCCCGCTGGCCCCGTAGCTCACTGAGGCGTCCACCATTCGGGCCGGTCCCTCCACCGCCGCTTCTCCTGCCTCGGACCCGATCTGACTCACCACCCCGCTCACCACCGTCAATCGACGGCCCCAAGGGAACGCAACGACCCAGACCTCGTCCCCGAGCTGGACCACTTCCTTAAATTTCACGGGCGGGAGGTCTATCCCTTCGACCTCGATAATTGCGAGGTCCGTGTCCGTGCTCACGGCCGTCACTGCCGCTCTCCCTCGGCCCTTGTGTTGAGGCGTGCTGACGTAGACCTGCCGGCGAAACGGTGGCTCCAAGAAGTGGCGGGTCGTGAGAATCCACGAACGGCCCGACTTCGTGTCCGACGCGAGCACGACCCCGGACGCGGCGCGCCGCCCGCCGCCCTCGCGCTCGGCCCGGAGCTGGACCGTCGAAGGGAGGATGCGCCGGATCACCTCACTCCGGTCCGAGACCCCTGCGGCGGAGGCACAACCCGACACCAGGAGGGCGACCGCGACCAGGCCACCCGCTCGCGTCATCCGTCCGCCTCCTCCTCGACTACCTGTCGCTGGAGGATCCGGTAGAGGGTGCGCCGGTCGATCCCTAGGATCTCGGCCGCACGGAGTTTGTTCCCCCCCGCCTCTTCAAGAACCTTGGCCACATACCAGCACTTCATCTCTTCCAGCGTCATGCGCCCCGCGGGCAGACGGAGCTCGCGGGCAGGCTCCTCGCGGAGCTCCGGCCGGAGATCGTCGGGGAGGACAAGTTCCGACGAGGAGAGCGCGACCGCCTGCTCGACGGTGTGTTCCAGCTCCCGAACGTTGCCCGGCCAGTGGTAGCCCGAGAGGAGCGCGAGGGTTTCCCGCGCGAAGCCCTTCACCGGTTTACCGGACGCGACGGCATACTTCTGCAGGAAGTGCTGAGCCAGGAGCGGCGCGTCCTGGAGCCGCTCACGGAGGGGCGGGACCGTGATCGTCACGACCTTGAGGCGAAAGTAGAGATCCTCCCGGAAGCTGCCGTCCTCGACCAGCTTCCTGAGATCCCGGTTGGTCGCCGCGACGATCCGGACGTTCACGGGAATCGGCTCGTTTCCCCCGACCCGCCGGATCGTCCTCTCCTGGAGGGCCCGTAGCAGCTTGCCTTGGAGGGCGGGCGACAACTCCCCGATCTCGTCAAGGAGGCAGGTTCCCCCCGCGGCGGTTTCGAGGAGGCCGCGCCGAGTTGAGAGGGCCCCGGTGAAAGCGCCCCGTTCGTGGCCGAAGAGCTCCGACTCGAAAAGCGCCTCGGGAAGTGCCGCGCAGTCTACCACCACGAAGGGCCGGTCCGCCCGGAGGCTCGCGTAGTGGATGGCGCGGGCGACCAACTCTTTCCCGGTGCCGGTTTCCCCCTGAATGAGGACCGTGGTGTCGAGGTTCGCCACGCGCGCCACCAGCTTATAGATCTCGACCATTTGAGGAGACTGGCCCACCAGGTTTTCGACCCGGTATCGTTCCCTGAGCTCCTGCCGATACTGAAGGTTCTCACGGACCAACCGCTGCGCGTCCAGGGCCCGGCGCACCACGACCTTGATCTCCTCCATTCTGAAGGGTTTGGAGAGGTAGTCGTACGCGCCAGCACGAATTGCTTCGATCGCGGTTTCGATGGTCGCAAACGCCGTGAGGATTAAGACTGGGACTCTCGGCTGGATTGACGCGAGTCGCTGGAGGACCGACAGCCCGTCCAGGTCGGGCATCCGCAGATCTACGAGGGCCAGGTCGAAGGGCTCGGCTTCGGCCAGGCGCAGGCACTCCTCCCCGCCTGAAGCTGCCCGGACCCGGTACCCTTCTCGGGTCAACACCTCGGCAAGGAGGTCCCGGGCCACTGGGTCATCGTCTGCGATCAGGAGCGTCGGAGGCGCCGTCATGCGGGACGCCCCGTGGGGAGGACGACCCGGAACGTGCTCCCTCGGCCTTCGTCGCTCGTGACCTCGATCCGTCCCTTGTGCTCCCGCACGATCTGGGCGGAAATGAAAAGACCGAGGCCGGTACCCCTCCCCGACTCCTTGGTCGAAAAGAATGGCTCGAAGATCTGCGTTCGGTGGGCAAGCGGAATCCCTCGCCCGGTGTCACTGACCTCCACCTCCACTTCCTCGCGATTTTCAAGAGCCCTGGTGGTCAGTTTCACACGGCCTCCGGCCGGTGTGGCGTCCATCGCGTTGGTCAGGAGGTTCAGGATCACCTGCTGGAGCTGGTTTCGGTGACCCTGCACCGACGGAAGCTCAGGGGCCGTGACCACCTCGAGGCTCAGACCCGCGGCGGAGAGGCTCGGCCTCACCAAGTCGGCCGTGTCTCGCAGCAGCCGGTTCGCGTCTACTGGGCCCGGCTCTCCAGGCGAGTGGCGAGTGAGGTCCAGTAGTTGGCCAATGATCTCGACCACCCTCGCAAGCTGGGTCTCGATGATCGCGAGGCGACGGGCTAGATCCTCCGACAGAAAATCGGCAGGCAGTTCCTTCCGGAGCAGCTCGATGTGTCCAGCTACCGAGTGGAGCGGTGTACCGACTTCGTGAGCGACCTCGGCCATGATCCGCCCGGACAGGGCCAGCCGGTCGGCGTGGCCGAGGCTCCGCTGCGTTTCGAAGAGGAGCTGGTTCAGGCGTTGGAGCTCCTGATAGCGGCGGTCGAGCTCCGCGGTTGCTTCTTTGACCCGAGCCTGGAGTTCATCGCTGAACTGGTTGATCCGCCCCATCATCTCGTTGAAGTGCTGTGCGACGGCCCCTAATTCGTCGGCGGTCTCCACCCGGACCGTGGCGGCGCTGTCCCCGCTCCGGATGCGAGCAATGGCGTCCATGAACCGCCGGACCGGGCGATCCACGATCAGCTGGACCGCAAGACTCATCAGGACACCCATGATTACCACCGAGACGGCGGTGAGGGCGAGCGCCCATGTGCGGATCCGCGACGCCTGCCGATCCGCGCGGTCCAGCGAGAACTTGGCAGCAACCGCTCCGGCCACCGTTCCCTCAAGCGTGACCGGGGCCATGACCTCCCAGTACCGCCTGTTCGGCTCCTTCATGAGGCGCGAGATGACCTGCCCCTTGAGGATCTGGTCCACCTCCTTCCGGCGAAACGGCAGCCGACTCTCGGGATGGCTTGTGGCTACCAACTTGGTCCCACCGGACCCGAACGCAAGAATGTCGAGCTGGAGCACATTCTGCCTGACCGCCAGGATCTGCTGGATCTGGTCGTGAAGGAGCGCGGCACTCTCAAACTCCCGCCGATCGCCAATCGTGGCCGCGATCTCCCGAGCGAAGGCGATGGCCCGGTCCTTCAGGTCCTCTTCCACCCACCCGCGCGAGAGCGCGAGGTGCAGCCACGTGAAGCCGAACGAGACCACAATGAGGATGAGAAGGCTGAGGAAGACCAGCTTGTGTCGGATACCGAGCCGCACGCGAACCCTCCCGACCAGGAATCAGGCCGGGCGGAACTTCTGGCGGCCGATCGTGACGCTCGCGATCGAGGCCTCCGGCACCGCGGTCTCGATCACCAGGAGTTGCTTGCCGAAGTCCACGGCGCGGACCACACCGAGCCCGACGGTCTCCCGGTCGGCGTTGTCGAGCCCGGCCAGCGCACCCTGGAAGTCGTCCAGGCTGTAGTTGAGGACGAGGCTCTCATCGAAGCGCCGGGCGATCTGGCGCAGCTCGACCTCCTTGATCGGATCGGGAGTCACGAGGACGAGTTCGGTCCCGCGCCGCTCAGCCCAGAGCACCATGTCGTTCAGGAGCGCCGAGAGCTCCTCGAGCTGACGACCCGCCAGCGGCTGGCCCGCGAAGAGCGCCGGGCGTCTCAGGACCACGCGGCCGAGGTCCAGGTAGAGCGTGCGCGCCCCGTGAAAGTAGGCCTGGAGCGTCCGCTCCCGGTGCAGCCGCCGCTCCTCCTGCGAGCGCTTCCGCCCCGCGCGGCTCGAGGCGACGCGGAGGACCTCCGGCCGGCGCCCCGCCGCGTAGGGCTTCAGGATCGGCTCGCACTCGTCCCCGTGCTGGAGGCAGCAGAGCACATCCGGATCGATCAGGTCGATCTTGTGCTGCTTCAGGGCGCGCCCCAGCTCCCCCTGGACCAGCCCGCTCGTGTCCACGAGCACGCGATCGAGGCCCAGGGTGAGGGCCTTGTCCACCATCCGCTTGGTGCCGATCACGGTGGGGAGGAGATGACCCTGGGGAGACGTGGACCCGACGAAGTAGAGCCCGGCGACTTCCGCCTCGCCGAGCTGCTCCACAGGCTGGCTGATCAGCCCGAGCCCCACGGTCGTCGGAGGACCGATGTCGGACTGCCCGAGGTCCGCGTCCACGACGCCGACGCGGTCGCCGCGCCCCAGGAGCCCGTTGGCCAGGTAAGTCGTGAAGGACGTCTTGCCCGTGTCGGTCTCGCCGATGATGAGGATGACGCGGACCGCTGCGGCGCGTCGGAGCGCCGCCTCCCAGGTCGGATCGGGGATCATATCGGGCCGAGGGACCGGACCGCTGCGTCGATCCGAGCCAGCCCCTGCCTGATGGTCGCGAGGTCGGTGGCGTACGAGAGGCGGACGTGGCGGTCGGAGCCGAAGTCGACGCCCGGGACCACGGCAACCCGCGCGGCCTCGAGCAGGAACGCCGTGACGTCCGACGAGCTGGCCAGTCTCCGGCCCTCCCACATCCTGCCGAAAAGCTCCGACACGTCGGGGAACGCGTAGAACGCCCCACCGGGCATCACGCAGCGGATCCCGGGGATCGTGTTGAGCCCTTCCACGATCACCCGCCGACGGCGGTCGAACTCGCCGACCATCTTGGCCACCTCGTCCTGGGGGCCCGCCAGCGCTTCCACGGCGGCCCACTGGGCGATCGAGGACGGGTTGGAAGTGACCTGGCTCTGGACGTCACTCATGGCGGCGATCAGCGCGCGGGGGCCCGCGGCGTAACCGATGCGCCAGCCGGTCATCGCGTAGGCCTTGGAACACGTGTTGACGACGATGGCGCGCGCCTTGACCTCCGGCCCCAGCGCCGCGATCGACGTGTGGCGCCGGTCGTAGGTGAGCGCCTCGTAGCACTCGTCGGAGATCACCCAGAGGCCGCGCTCGACCGCGAGCTCGCCGACGGCCCGCAGCGTCTCCTGGGTCAGGACCGCCCCCGTCGGGTTGTTCGGGCTGTTGAGCACGACGGCCCGGGTCCGCGCCGTCACCGCCGCCCTCAGACGGGCCGGGTCGACCTGGAATCCGCGCGCCTCATCGGTCGGGGCAGGCACCGGAACGCCGCCGAGGAGCCGCACCTGCTCGGGGTAGGAGACCCAGTACGGGCTCGGAATGAGGACCTCGTCGCCGGAGTCCACGAGCGTGACGAAGATGTTGTAGAGGGTGTGCTTGGCGCCGCAGGAGATCAGGACCTCGGCGGGTTCGTAGTCGAGGCCGTTGTCACGGCGGAGCTTCTGGCAAACGGCCGCACGGAGCTCCGGGATCCCGGGCACCTCAGTGTACTTGGTCTGTCCCTGCTTAAGCGCGCGGACCGCCGCCTCCTTGATCCGCTCCGGGGTGTCGAAGTCGGGCTCCCCCGCGCCAAAGGAGATGACGTCGATCCCCTGGGCGC includes these proteins:
- a CDS encoding glycosyltransferase family 2 protein — its product is MAELLFLLTRGLFLGLLTMLGVSTVVAAVFLARARRARAPSPAFAPPVAVMIPAYNEEANIGPCLAALLAAGYPREKLDIIVVDDGSTDRTRAVVRAYPGVRLLSQEHRGKVAALNTAVRSARSDFLVSIDADTRLRPGAIAELVRPLADRRIGAVTGVAKVANPRGALGWFQSVEYLANAFSRESFASVFRFAPGICGALTCYRRSSLLRVGGFRPDTAAEDFDVALELARRGSAVVAARAAVGDTRVPETLSELVRQRVRWMKGCMQCFVKHRALLVGGPPPLAYLVAAQIFWILYALLSLPLIAYHFAYWLPLYAGSVLDLSLYVLRWATIVGPVYMLAKIPAWGINFTYFFGVLAGLLAPLLMLVAVRWYDRLTLRAVLAILGFFPYTLLLSAMMMGSLVAYVRSGGKGVFRK
- a CDS encoding carbon monoxide dehydrogenase subunit G; amino-acid sequence: MKIEGSYDIPAPRDRVWQALLDPAQLAKAIPGCEELEAIGEGEYKATMKVGVAAVKGTFQGKVKLSDIQPPTRYRMAVEGSGGPGFVRGEAAMELSEVEGGTRVACSADVQIGGLIAGVGQRMLGGVAKMMLDQFFSRMAEQLGGSP
- a CDS encoding DUF1344 domain-containing protein — protein: MQKVFAVALALLLALSVASAWAEEIEGKIQKVDPADRMFVLEDGTQLWVAEGLSMDTLKAGASVKATYEERDGKKISTSFAVSE
- a CDS encoding trypsin-like peptidase domain-containing protein encodes the protein MTRAGGLVAVALLVSGCASAAGVSDRSEVIRRILPSTVQLRAEREGGGRRAASGVVLASDTKSGRSWILTTRHFLEPPFRRQVYVSTPQHKGRGRAAVTAVSTDTDLAIIEVEGIDLPPVKFKEVVQLGDEVWVVAFPWGRRLTVVSGVVSQIGSEAGEAAVEGPARMVDASVSYGASGGGVFDAVTGALVGIVEGYRTARVAIPETPERGLEVPVPGETTVISSQAVVRFLLAAGLEALIPK
- a CDS encoding sigma-54-dependent Fis family transcriptional regulator; protein product: MTAPPTLLIADDDPVARDLLAEVLTREGYRVRAASGGEECLRLAEAEPFDLALVDLRMPDLDGLSVLQRLASIQPRVPVLILTAFATIETAIEAIRAGAYDYLSKPFRMEEIKVVVRRALDAQRLVRENLQYRQELRERYRVENLVGQSPQMVEIYKLVARVANLDTTVLIQGETGTGKELVARAIHYASLRADRPFVVVDCAALPEALFESELFGHERGAFTGALSTRRGLLETAAGGTCLLDEIGELSPALQGKLLRALQERTIRRVGGNEPIPVNVRIVAATNRDLRKLVEDGSFREDLYFRLKVVTITVPPLRERLQDAPLLAQHFLQKYAVASGKPVKGFARETLALLSGYHWPGNVRELEHTVEQAVALSSSELVLPDDLRPELREEPARELRLPAGRMTLEEMKCWYVAKVLEEAGGNKLRAAEILGIDRRTLYRILQRQVVEEEADG
- a CDS encoding HAMP domain-containing protein encodes the protein MRLGIRHKLVFLSLLILIVVSFGFTWLHLALSRGWVEEDLKDRAIAFAREIAATIGDRREFESAALLHDQIQQILAVRQNVLQLDILAFGSGGTKLVATSHPESRLPFRRKEVDQILKGQVISRLMKEPNRRYWEVMAPVTLEGTVAGAVAAKFSLDRADRQASRIRTWALALTAVSVVIMGVLMSLAVQLIVDRPVRRFMDAIARIRSGDSAATVRVETADELGAVAQHFNEMMGRINQFSDELQARVKEATAELDRRYQELQRLNQLLFETQRSLGHADRLALSGRIMAEVAHEVGTPLHSVAGHIELLRKELPADFLSEDLARRLAIIETQLARVVEIIGQLLDLTRHSPGEPGPVDANRLLRDTADLVRPSLSAAGLSLEVVTAPELPSVQGHRNQLQQVILNLLTNAMDATPAGGRVKLTTRALENREEVEVEVSDTGRGIPLAHRTQIFEPFFSTKESGRGTGLGLFISAQIVREHKGRIEVTSDEGRGSTFRVVLPTGRPA
- a CDS encoding pyridoxal phosphate-dependent aminotransferase codes for the protein MFADRLKTLAPSSTLAIQAKAKAMRAQGIDVISFGAGEPDFDTPERIKEAAVRALKQGQTKYTEVPGIPELRAAVCQKLRRDNGLDYEPAEVLISCGAKHTLYNIFVTLVDSGDEVLIPSPYWVSYPEQVRLLGGVPVPAPTDEARGFQVDPARLRAAVTARTRAVVLNSPNNPTGAVLTQETLRAVGELAVERGLWVISDECYEALTYDRRHTSIAALGPEVKARAIVVNTCSKAYAMTGWRIGYAAGPRALIAAMSDVQSQVTSNPSSIAQWAAVEALAGPQDEVAKMVGEFDRRRRVIVEGLNTIPGIRCVMPGGAFYAFPDVSELFGRMWEGRRLASSSDVTAFLLEAARVAVVPGVDFGSDRHVRLSYATDLATIRQGLARIDAAVRSLGPI